One genomic region from Pseudomonas hormoni encodes:
- a CDS encoding NADH:ubiquinone oxidoreductase subunit N, translated as MKNPYAPGFWCAIAALVLLSATYFYGIMLAHQIDKALVFLDSAAALIAVMAIVVVAWASLQGQRIKKRQLEQGKTLVLIWDTKVALRRVETVFDRYFWGSYWQPGRTFQEVMGELTGTPLEKSLETLKKQCLALDKQVSDDGWHWLNNARELSDVASAMARERYQLDFCDPRADVTGGAVINRDFEVLVYTWTARLKSFDHQLDEIEVQYS; from the coding sequence ATGAAAAACCCTTATGCTCCCGGCTTCTGGTGCGCTATTGCGGCATTGGTGTTGCTGTCGGCCACCTATTTCTACGGCATCATGCTGGCCCACCAGATCGACAAGGCGCTGGTGTTCCTCGACAGCGCCGCCGCGCTGATCGCCGTGATGGCCATCGTGGTGGTGGCCTGGGCTTCGCTCCAGGGCCAGCGCATCAAAAAAAGACAACTGGAACAAGGCAAGACGCTGGTGCTGATCTGGGACACCAAGGTCGCTTTGCGTCGGGTCGAAACGGTGTTCGACCGGTATTTCTGGGGCAGTTACTGGCAACCGGGGCGTACCTTTCAGGAAGTCATGGGCGAACTCACCGGAACACCCCTGGAAAAAAGCCTCGAAACCTTGAAGAAGCAATGCCTGGCCCTGGACAAGCAAGTGTCCGACGACGGTTGGCATTGGCTGAACAACGCCCGTGAACTCTCCGATGTCGCCTCCGCCATGGCCCGCGAACGCTATCAGCTGGACTTTTGCGACCCGCGCGCGGACGTGACGGGCGGCGCGGTGATCAATCGGGATTTCGAGGTGCTGGTTTATACGTGGACCGCGCGGCTGAAAAGTTTTGATCATCAGCTGGATGAGATTGAGGTTCAGTATTCCTGA
- a CDS encoding efflux transporter outer membrane subunit, whose product MSRASGLAVAGLGLLLSACQVVGPDYHLPDEAAVHREDFQGDLAVNGKNVVSAPVPSDWWRLYQDPRLDQLVQQAMASNTDLRVAAANLSRARAQVDEAQAAGGWSGGVKLGAQRLQESGEAFLLPEKVPVANVGDIGITTSYQFDLFGTLQRGIEAAKANADATQAAADTARITLVADVVRAYTQVCAANEEREIAQHSLDLQAQGTTLIQRLRDAGRGDETQVTRSQTQFKSLRADMPRYEAARQAGLFRLSMLLAKAVDQLPAGTSDCAELPKIAQLLPVGDGATLLKRRPDVRQAERRLAAATAGIGIATGELYPDISIGATVGTVGILENLGKPSTNRWGFGPLLTWTVPSNGSRARIREAEAATQGALAHFDGVVLNAIRETQTGLAQYSALLQRRDALADAEQSAQLAADQTHRFFQAGRESFLADLQATRTYTNVRAQLASANTQVAMSQIDLFLALGGGWESGRTQATNTSKP is encoded by the coding sequence ATGAGCAGGGCCTCGGGTTTGGCGGTTGCCGGATTAGGTCTGCTGCTGTCGGCGTGTCAGGTGGTCGGGCCGGATTATCACCTGCCGGACGAAGCCGCCGTACACCGTGAAGACTTTCAGGGCGACCTGGCGGTAAACGGCAAAAATGTCGTCTCGGCGCCGGTGCCCAGCGACTGGTGGCGCCTGTATCAAGACCCGCGTCTGGACCAGTTGGTGCAACAGGCCATGGCGTCCAACACCGACTTGCGTGTGGCCGCCGCGAACCTTTCCCGCGCTCGCGCTCAGGTTGACGAGGCCCAGGCCGCAGGAGGCTGGAGTGGCGGCGTGAAGCTCGGCGCCCAGCGTTTGCAGGAGTCCGGCGAAGCCTTCCTGCTGCCGGAAAAAGTCCCGGTGGCCAACGTCGGCGACATCGGCATCACCACCTCGTATCAATTCGACCTGTTCGGCACCTTGCAGCGCGGCATCGAGGCCGCCAAGGCCAATGCCGATGCGACGCAAGCGGCGGCGGATACGGCGCGAATCACCTTGGTGGCCGATGTCGTCCGAGCGTATACCCAAGTGTGCGCGGCCAACGAAGAACGGGAAATCGCTCAGCATTCCCTCGACCTGCAAGCCCAGGGCACCACGCTGATCCAGCGTTTACGCGATGCGGGGCGTGGCGATGAAACCCAGGTCACTCGCTCGCAAACCCAATTCAAATCCCTGCGCGCCGACATGCCGCGTTATGAGGCGGCGCGTCAGGCGGGCTTGTTCCGTTTGTCGATGTTGCTGGCCAAAGCGGTCGACCAATTACCGGCCGGCACCAGCGACTGCGCCGAGTTGCCGAAAATTGCGCAACTGTTGCCGGTCGGTGACGGCGCCACGCTGCTCAAGCGTCGCCCCGATGTGCGTCAGGCCGAACGTCGATTGGCCGCCGCGACCGCGGGTATCGGCATTGCCACCGGCGAGTTGTACCCGGACATCAGCATCGGCGCGACTGTCGGCACGGTCGGTATTCTGGAGAATCTCGGCAAACCGTCGACCAATCGCTGGGGCTTCGGCCCGTTGCTGACCTGGACCGTACCGTCCAATGGCTCCCGGGCACGTATCCGCGAGGCCGAAGCGGCGACCCAAGGCGCGCTGGCGCACTTTGATGGCGTGGTGCTCAACGCCATTCGCGAGACCCAGACCGGTCTGGCCCAGTACTCCGCGCTGCTGCAACGCCGCGATGCACTGGCGGATGCCGAGCAGTCGGCGCAACTGGCGGCCGACCAGACGCACCGGTTCTTCCAGGCCGGTCGTGAATCGTTCCTGGCAGACCTGCAAGCGACCCGCACCTACACCAATGTGCGGGCGCAACTGGCCTCCGCCAACACGCAAGTTGCCATGAGCCAGATCGATTTGTTCCTGGCACTGGGCGGTGGCTGGGAAAGCGGACGAACGCAAGCGACGAACACCAGCAAACCCTGA